The following are encoded in a window of Eriocheir sinensis breed Jianghai 21 chromosome 35, ASM2467909v1, whole genome shotgun sequence genomic DNA:
- the LOC127007511 gene encoding uncharacterized protein LOC127007511 isoform X1 — protein MRIQEQGKVQEYTNVWMQDSVFTYVEKELREMEDKLAPVKKCFPFSGDLFHFIEMELKKLNSTLLLETSPQVLPQSEYCPENCPDRNDDQQRTVSTVSSDGTSTTQALLQNFSWHRSQKKGNNRNQKEVYESLLCLKDLDQSPPSQSINFRSTSTARALWGPRKGAQDDMVGRVSSLAMKRSYNEECTERNSFKKRRTNLQIKKGKVRYKKLSKITHQHKTKNNIKEVCTLSTEGCKKCIPPMPSKTAIPCMSDINPHSASHLVQPYTCSGSSTTTPAKKYLQQQNLVATGSYQGIAQVGYFRTSSTSVQVAQRLPQQVNGQSAGVLSIQGQPSHPLPVSDVLPLLPAAMPVSELSRPSEFHLDIFDGDSSSVSKEPSMSSAVPKPHAAATPTQHLPITTISSTSTIFPFLSPAFLCICSAPHVCVSSSPPLVQTLTQSTNTTLLQQAPSSVRSTPLMSACGAMASEGPPASQTRNKSNSLPSTDASHGPPCASNGRPRAEGCSDHGKMAKSDLLCSLVSNTKHGGGLLGCGENEVNKNNMAQPELNATSTSSQHQENEKTLKRALDLPSDQPCNLIIQVPRRNLELEMKTSSAPEQSVINETPQKLGHGGKGTANPRPQSAVDISRWEEIKYRKFIISTRGKCLPGADSSNNMNKLDTYNKFSSSCSQRIHNKNTHRHCRNSIQEREESFNPNSDSAVLDFSSTGENGAGHSLVNPADGRIRADSLTNKEFVYKTEARNTYRIIIQPNKTDNPVKSMRSSSTQTHHVNRTRVEETGNTLSHELPQLWSTEPKKWTRAPGSLLPSQPDCGNEEPENKNSPKRVDLDVHQREQPGSSAWSGDPLTGNKSEPSTGSQYCHVPLTWNLREGRATMKQSFQTVHKLHSPALSPRFQEVYRADVLLEENKDKSLSIYTINYQLLPSLKAAWSSDSAILLRRNLEVGPSAPCTSEARATSVKTSPQHCLSKESCTCTRKITKGNLKVGKLKMLSPVKMQVTNVAGTASIISTLVDVAQVAANSRPQGKCSMGWGSASTSFGKSQSGGQKFSQSCPPMDSFVGSMLQVSNPSLNANPTISLEQEQMNDKDQCYVQTESSPDLQGMIHQWDSTPADPQERQKQNESYSVNQSDTCAISNVGSTLHNQKSWHSSASTHVDDLPYQKFKKRKLIGNTPGTNKQRVDLCNQEAWHHPECISSSVTSHIHHEEQSSQCDSQEKTQTSQTVGGEDILRQAIQADLFDILTTEDGLGCSWAMDNEASVQGSIGGGWERELQKQEPETSAHTQESCERNLDYGHRAVEEDVSLAYLGQSAATTTTSSPPQTSNGVEEILAEKETSTINLEGKSDSELMNDVVSSDEGESDGTESNDEDRERKYSSGDACDSPTHADQLPFRCEFCGRLFKHKRSRDRHVKLHTGDKKYKCCHCEAAFSRSDHLKIHKKTHDTQKPYQCSVCNRGYNTAAALTAHMQNHKAKLTAHALNQLLKDAQAPAETHTLTQLLRDSAAAEAHTQSLNHFLKDGQKEQLLSPKRVEIGAGSSPRELTTSPAGEPSPSLSPVATVRCPLCHTHCRSQAHLQRHVSRYHGEDPHLVPLERPASRGGGSGTSSVGGASSAASTPSPRPPSSLPSPRPLSNPLLSLVSGKLACLYCSRDGFPSLEALQLHLQSSHGSVMNGEMRDMTTMLGLHPSLGASLGAGGMATSLASPLGPGSSRGVSCELCGARVGGVTALQRHVVTAHTFTDLLARAAEGVFCAQCLLPFSNPGALAEHIKLVHASPVLSAVLNKRPPSPPTDTPTDLSKKSRHDGLTSDLPASTLLCSQCNAPFTNFEAFRRHLKSHLDGGEQLVTTGGSGGQLACPECRLPLTSEAALEGHLATHLGITSTEYGCQACLKLFSKPDELQKHLMDIHAHHLYRCALCKEMFDSKVSIQVHFAVKHSNECKVHKCTRCSLIFRSQSEFEGHIRVSHIRRSQMSGDLGGGGGVGVGGGSYRCLLCTLSLSSEAELAAHVSTHQRQFQCSLCDDAFHVEFLLDKHMQTQHNSELNGNVPQPENLAKPRRSPQKKDLRCDICDAEFSTESGLMTHRKQAHNIKSGSVGVTAKVAAASLSLFCAYCSEACKSRGDLEAHMKSHQGNGGRHKCNICDELCPSAAMLAQHKLTHVKVVSGSACAVCREPLTSEQQFTQHQNEHHPSPLPQPCVVCRQTLVTDMEVGVHARFHATQAAQAAAAASVASVLSSGELHPHTSNSLVMTTASNALTTTTNSSNSSSNSNGSRGSSSPRLSPLQRCQECHLKFETAEEAEAHAAVHQQQQRQQEQQQQQNSYARSMASSSRTYQCIKCQESFASEAEIEAHVASHLLHEGSVHECHLCRATFDTPLRLQCHLIEHTFEGCGSFTCYMCSSVFTTASRLQQHMVEHGLSARPYDCHHCHQRFFFRAELENHALSHPEAAEGGCRECLASFPDLPRRSARHPSLSCGSTNPNSITNVAQNPGKPDLRQAHSTSPAHEETDIGPTNGHASSAADSVED, from the exons CTTGATCAGTCTCCACCATCTCAATCAATTAATTTTCGCTCCACTTCAACAGCCAGAGCACTGTGGGGCCCCCGTAAAGGTGCTCAAGATGACATGGTGGGTAGAGTTTCCTCTCTTGCAATGAAACGGTCTTACAATGAAGAATGTACAGAAAGAAATTCCTttaaaaagagaagaacaaaTTTGCAGATTAAAAAGGGAAAAGTTAGATATAAGAAACTATCTAAAATTACTCACCAGCACAAAACTAAAAACAACATTAAAGAAGTTTGTACTCTGAGCACAGAAGGCTGCAAAAAGTGTATTCCACCCATGCCCAGCAAGACTGCCATTCCCTGTATGAGTGACATCAACCCTCACAGTGCCTCTCATCTGGTTCAGCCATACACCTGCTCGGGCAGTagcaccaccacccctgccaagAAGTATCTTCAACAGCAAAACTTGGTGGCTACTGGCAGCTACCAAGGCATTGCACAAGTAGGCTACTTCAGAACATCGAGTACCAGTGTTCAGGTGGCTCAGAGACTCCCACAGCAGGTGAATGGCCAATCAGCAGGTGTTTTGAGCATCCAGGGTCAGCCATCACACCCTTTGCCAGTCTCAGATGTACTTCCTTTGCTGCCTGCAGCAATGCCAGTCTCAGAATTATCAAGACCTTCAGAGTTTCATTTGGATATTTTTGATGGGGACAGTTCAAGTGTTTCCAAAGAACCAAGTATGTCCTCTGCTGTCCCCAAGCCTCATGCTGCAGCCACTCCAACACAACATCTTCCTATCACTACCATCAGCAGCACCTCTACCATTTTCCCATTTCTCTCGCCAGCATTTCTTTGCATTTGTTCTGCTCCCCATGTGTGTGTCTCATCATCACCTCCCTTGGTCCAGACGTTGACTCAAAGCACAAACACAACTCTTCTGCAGCAAGCTCCTTCCAGTGTTAGGTCAACCCCTCTCATGAGTGCATGTGGAGCCATGGCCTCAGAAGGACCTCCTGCAAGTCAGACCAGGAACAAAAGTAACTCTTTACCCTCTACTGATGCTTCACATGGACCACCATGTGCATCAAATGGAAGGCCACGGGCAGAGGGTTGTTCTGACCATGGTAAAATGGCTAAATCTGATTTACTATGTAGCCTTGTGAGTAACACCAAGCATGGAGGCGGCTTGTTGGGGTGTGGGGAAAACGAAGTCAACAAGAACAACATGGCTCAGCCAGAGTTGAATGCCACATCCACTTCATCTCAAcatcaagaaaatgagaaaactcTTAAAAGGGCACTTGACCTTCCATCAGACCAGCCATGTAATTTGATCATTCAAGTACCTCGGAGGAACCTAGAACTGGAGATGAAGACTAGCAGTGCACCAGAGCAAAGTGTGATTAATGAGACCCCACAGAAGCTAGGTCATGGAGGCAAAGGGACAGCAAACCCAAGACCACAGAGTGCTGTGGATATCAGCAGATGGGAAGAAATCAAATATAGAAAGTTTATCATCAGTACACGAGGCAAGTGTCTTCCTGGTGCTGATTCATCTAATAATATGAATAAATTAGATACATATAATAAATTCAGCTCCAGTTGTTCACAACGCATCCATAACAAAAACACTCACAGGCACTGCAGAAACTCCATTCAGGAAAGAGAAGAATCTTTCAACCCAAATTCAGATTCTGCCGTTCTGGATTTTTCTTCTACTGGTGAAAATGGTGCTGGTCATTCTCTTGTAAATCCAGCAGATGGCAGGATACGTGCAGACTCGCTGACTAACAAGGAATTTGTGTACAAGACAGAAGCCCGAAACACGTACAGAATAATAATCCAACCTAATAAAACTGACAACCCTGTGAAAAGTATGAGGTCATCCAGCACACAGACACACCATGTCAACAGAACCAGGGTTGAGGAGACAGGAAACACATTATCCCATGAACTGCCTCAACTATGGAGCACAGAACCCAAGAAATGGACACGTGCTCCAgggtctcttcttccttctcagccAGACTGTGGGAACGAAGAACCTGAAAACAAGAACAGCCCCAAAAGGGTGGATTTGGATGTTCACCAGAGGGAGCAGCCAGGTAGCAGTGCTTGGTCTGGTGATCCATTAACTGGAAACAAAAGTGAGCCAAGCACTGGGAGTCAATATTGTCATGTTCCTTTGACATGGAATTTACGTGAAGGAAGGGCAACCATGAAGCAAAGTTTCCAAACCGTTCATAAACTGCATTCTCCTGCATTAAGTCCACGCTTCCAAGAGGTGTATCGAGCAGATGTTTTgctggaggaaaataaagataaaagctTGTCTATATACACCATAAATTACCAGCTCCTTCCATCCCTTAAGGCTGCCTGGAGCAGTGATAGTGCCATACTTCTAAGGCGAAACCTTGAGGTGGGACCATCCGCCCCTTGCACCTCAGAGGCTCGTGCCACCAGCGTGAAAACATCGCCACAGCACTGCCTCTCTAAAGAGTCATGCACATGTACACGAAAGATCACTAAGGGAAATCTTAAAGTTGGAAAGCTAAAAATGTTATCTCCAGTCAAGATGCAGGTGACAAATGTTGCTGGCACTGCCTCCATCATCTCGACACTGGTGGATGTGGCACAGGTTGCAGCAAATTCTCGGCCCCAGGGAAAGTGTTCCATGGGCTGGGGCTCTGCCTCGACATCATTTGGTAAAAGTCAGTCTGGTGGGCAGAAATTTTCGCAAAGCTGCCCACCTATGGATTCCTTTGTTGGTAGCATGCTGCAAGTTAGTAATCCTTCATTAAATGCTAATCCAACCATTTCCCTGGAACAAGAACAAATGAACGACAAAGACCAGTGTTATGTTCAGACAGAGTCATCACCTGACCTTCAAGGCATGATACACCAGTGGGACAGTACTCCAGCTGACCCTCAGGAAAGACAGAAGCAGAATGAAAGTTATTCAGTAAATCAGTCTGATACCTGTGCCATAAGTAATGTTGGCAGTACCTTACACAACCAGAAATCTTGGCATTCATCTGCAAGCACTCATGTGGATGATCTTCCTTATCAAAAGTTCAAAAAGAGGAAGTTGATTGGTAACACACCAGGGACGAATAAACAAAGGGTGGACTTATGCAACCAGGAAGCGTGGCACCACCCTGAGTGTATCTCAAGTTCTGTTACTTCACACATTCATCATGAAGAGCAATCCTCACAGTGTGACTCCCAAGAAAAAACTCAAACTTCCCAAACTGTAGGAGGAGAGGACATACTTCGTCAGGCAATCCAGGCAGACTTGTTTGACATCTTAACAACTGAGGATGGACTAGGATGCTCGTGGGCCATGGACAACGAAGCTTCAGTGCAGGGATCCATAGGAGGGGGCTGGGAAAGGGAGCTGCAGAAGCAGGAACCTGAGACTTCAGCACACACTCAGGAAAGTTGTGAAAGGAACCTTGATTATGGACATAGAGCAGTTGAAGAAGATGTGTCCTTGGCCTATCTAGGTCAAagtgctgctaccaccaccacatcctcaccCCCTCAGACCAGCAATGGTGTTGAAGAAATACTTGCAGAAAAGGAGACTTCCACCATTAATTTGGAAGGAAAATCTGACTCTGAGCTCATGAATGATGTGGTGAGCAGTGACGAGGGGGAATCAGATGGAACCGAATCAAACGAcgaggacagagaaagaaaatacagcTCTGGTGATGCTTGTGACAGTCCG ACCCATGCTGACCAGCTGCCTTTCCGCTGTGAGTTTTGCGGACGTCTGTTCAAGCATAAGCGTTCCCGGGACCGCCATGTCAAGCTACACACGGGCGACAAGAAATACAAGTGTTGCCACTGCGAGGCTGCGTTCTCCAGGAG CGATCACCTCAAAATCCACAAGAAGACCCATGACACTCAGAAGCCATACCAGTGTTCCGTGTGCAACCGAGGCTACAACACAGCAGCGGCACTGACAGCGCACATGCAGAACCACAAGGCCAAGCTCACCGCGCATGCCCTCAACCAGCTGTTGAAGGATGCCCAAGCACCCGCAGAGACCCACACTCTCACCCAGCTGCTCAGGGACTCCGCAGCAGCTGAGGCTCACACCCAGTCTCTCAACCATTTCCTTAAGGATGgacagaag GAACAGCTGCTGAGCCCAAAAAGAGTTGAGATAGGAGCTGGATCCTCCCCGAGAGAGTTGACAACCTCACCTGCTGGGGAACCCTCGCCCTCCTTGTCCCCAGTGGCCACAGTCCGCTGCCCACTCTGCCACACACACTGCAGAAGCCAAGCTCATCTCCAG CGTCACGTGTCTCGCTACCACGGGGAGGACCCGCACTTGGTGCCCCTAGAGCGACCTGCTTCACGCGGGGGAGGCTCGGGCACCTCCTCAGTGGGTGGGGCATCATCAGCAGCATCCACCCCATCACCCCgcccaccctcttcccttccttcgccacGCCCGCTGTCCAACCCACTGCTGTCCTTGGTGTCAGGGAAGCTGGCCTGCCTCTACTGCTCCAGGGATGGCTTCCCCTCACTTGAGGCACTGCAACTGCACCTTCAGTCCTCTCATG GTTCTGTAATGAATGGTGAAATGCGAGACATGACAACAATGCTGGGCCTTCACCCATCCCTCGGCGCTTCTCTTGGCGCGGGCGGCATGGCAACGTCACTGGCATCCCCTCTTGGGCCTGGGTCTTCCCGAGGGGTTAGCTGTGAGCTGTGTGGCGCACGTGTGGGTGGTGTCACAGCTCTGCAACGTCATGTGGTTACAGCTCACACCTTCACTGATCTACTGGCACGTGCTGCAGAAGGCGTGTTCTGTGCACAGTGCTTGTTGCCCTTCAGTAACCCAGGTGCCTTGGCCGAACACATCAAGCTGGTTCATGCGTCACCTGTTCTCTCGGCAGTGCTCAACAAACGGCCGCCATCCCCGCCCACAGATACACCAACTGACCTAAGTAAAAAATCAAGGCATGATGGATTGACTTCAGATCTTCCTGCCTCAACATTGTTGTGCAGTCAGTGCAATGCACCATTTACAAACTTTGAAGCTTTTCGTAGACACCTTAAGTCTCACTTGGATGGGGGAGAGCAGCTGGTCACGACAGGAGGCAGCGGAGGCCAGCTGGCGTGTCCCGAGTGCCGGCTGCCCCTCACCTCAGAGGCTGCCCTTGAGGGTCATCTTGCCACGCACCTGGGCATCACCTCCACGGAATATGGCTGTCAGGCTTGTCTGAAGCTCTTCTCAAAACCAGATGAGTTACAAAAACACTTGATGGACATTCATGCTCATCACTTATACCGGTGTGCTCTCTGCAAGGAAATGTTTGACTCCAAAGTATCGATTCAAGTACACTTTGCTGTCAAGCACAGCAATGAGTGTAAAGTACACAAGTGCACCCGATGTTCGCTCATATTTCGGTCACAGTCTGAGTTTGAGGGTCATATACGTGTCAGCCACATAAGACGCAGCCAGATGAGTGGTGActtgggagggggtgggggtgtagGGGTTGGGGGAGGGTCCTACCGGTGTTTGCTGTGCACCCTCAGCCTGAGTTCTGAGGCCGAGCTGGCAGCACACGTCTCCACACACCAGCGTCAGTTTCAGTGTTCCCTTTGTGATGATGCTTTTCATGTGGAATTCCTGTTGGACAAGCATATGCAAACCCAACATAATTCTGAGCTCAATGGTAATGTTCCCCAGCCAGAAAACTTGGCCAAGCCTCGCCGAAGTCCCCAGAAAAAGGACTTGAGATGCGATATTTGTGATGCAGAGTTTTCCACGGAATCAGGACTCATGACGCACAGGAAACAAGCTCACAACATCAAGAGTGGGTCTGTTGGTGTCACTGCCAAGGTAGCCGCTGCATCCTTGAGTCTGTTCTGCGCATACTGCAGCGAAGCTTGTAAGTCTAGAGGAGACCTGGAGGCTCACATGAAATCTCACCAAGGAAATGGTGGTCGTCATAAATGTAATATCTGTGATGAATTATGTCCATCGGCTGCTATGCTGGCTCAACACAAACTTACACACGTCAAAGTTGTGTCAGGAAGTGCATGTGCTGTGTGTCGCGAACCTCTGACATCTGAGCAGCAGTTCACTCAACACCAGAATGAGCACCATCCATCCCCGCTGCCTCAGCCATGCGTTGTGTGCAGACAGACGCTTGTCACTGATATGGAGGTTGGTGTTCATGCCAGATTCCATGCCACCCAAGCCGCCCAAGCTGCTGCAGCAGCTTCTGTTGCATCAGTGTTAAGTAGTGGCGAATTACATcctcatacatcaaactcactgGTTATGACAACAGCTAGCAATGCtctcaccacaaccactaacagtagcaacagcagcagtaacagcaaTGGTAGTCGTGGCAGCAGCAGCCCTCGTCTCTCCCCCTTACAGAGGTGTCAGGAATGTCATCTCAAATTTGAAACTGCAGAAGAAGCTGAGGCTCATGCTGCagtgcatcaacaacaacagcggcaacaggaacaacagcagcagcaaaacAGTTATGCTCGTTCCATGGCATCTTCATCACGAACCTATCAGTGTATCAAATGCCAAGAGAGTTTTGCATCTGAGGCAGAGATTGAAGCTCACGTCGCCTCTCATCTGCTACATGAGGGTTCAGTGCATGAGTGTCATTTGTGCCGCGCCACCTTTGATACACCACTGCGTCTTCAGTGCCACCTCATTGAGCACACCTTTGAGGGTTGCGGGAGTTTTACCTGCTATATGTGTTCTTCGGTGTTCACGACCGCATCCAGGCTTCAGCAGCATATGGTAGAGCATGGCCTAAGCGCACGCCCCTATGACTGCCACCACTGCCATCAGCGCTTCTTTTTCCGCGCAGAGCTGGAAAACCACGCCCTCTCTCACCCTGAGGCCGCTGAGGGTGGATGCCGTGAGTGTCTGGCAAGTTTTCCTGATCTGCCACGGCGAAGTGCAAGGCACCCATCACTTTCCTGCGGCTCAACCAACCCAAATTCCATCACTAATGTCGCTCAAAATCCAGGGAAACCTGACTTAAGACAAGCCCACTCCACCTCTCCTGCCCATGAGGAGACTGACATCGGCCCAACCAATGGCCATGCCTCCTCTGCAGCAGACTCTGTGGAGGATTAG